A stretch of Anolis sagrei isolate rAnoSag1 chromosome X, rAnoSag1.mat, whole genome shotgun sequence DNA encodes these proteins:
- the LOC132780114 gene encoding actin maturation protease, producing the protein MSEALESALTPPSPPVLPPPPPLPPPPAPGLQGPQLLKAALEQTDPGDHDGIQELLKHRKASFSEHLKWLLFNNPVPSLIQEGPQCGLVALWMAGALLSLPRPVSLERIVQVALERGYTAQGEMFSAADMAKLALEVFPCQTELLSGGLEGDNRKRILRHLSAGFPVLIPYDEDSNHEPCFRGGYKAHWAIASGALLGLKCGSQLPPCQEDKEIPGLFHASPSTSSFPLDSVAETYLLSKQGKSCRYQLWNYTLLQESNAQLTDFSPKRAADGKVYIVPAGGVREGLCGKAVLLRPEGSEIRKPN; encoded by the exons ATGTCCGAAGCTTTGGAGAGTGCACTGACCCCGCCATCTCCCCCAGTGCTGCCCCCTCCGCCCCCTCTTCCTCCGCCGCCTGCACCTGGGCTGCAAGGGCCACAGCTCCTGAAAGCCGCCTTGGAACAAACTGATCCTGGGGACCATGATGGGATTCAGGAGCTCCTGAAGCACAGGAAAGCCAG CTTCAGTGAGCATTTAAAGTGGCTTCTTTTCAACAATCCTGTGCCTTCCTTAATCCAGGAGGGCCCCCA GTGTGGTCTGGTCGCCCTATGGATGGCTGGTGCCTTGCTTTCTCTGCCCAGACCAGTTTCTTTGGAGAGAATTGTGCAGGTGGCTTTGGAAAGAGGCTACACGGCCCAGGGAGAAATGTTCTCAG CGGCTGACATGGCCAAATTGGCTCTGGAGGTGTTTCCTTGCCAAACGGAGCTGCTGTCAGGAGGGTTGGAGGGAGACAACCGCAAAAGGATCCTTCGACATCTGAGCGCTGGCTTCCCTGTGCTGATCCC CTATGATGAAGACTCCAACCATGAACCCTGCTTCCGGGGCGGCTACAAGGCTCACTGGGCCATCGCTTCAG GAGCTTTGCTTGGTCTGAAGTGTGGCTCCCAGCTCCCTCCTTGCCAGGAAGACAAAGAGATCCCGGGACTTTTCCACGCCAGCCCTTCTACATCATCCTTCCCTTTGGATTCGGTGGCCGAGACCTATTTGCTGTCCAAGCAGGGCAAGAGCTGCCGATATCAGCTGTGGAACTACACTCTGCTGCAAGAGAGCAATGCCCAGCTGACAGACTTCAGCCCCAAAAGGGCAGCGGATGGCAAGGTTTATATTGTGCCCGCAGGCGGTGTGCgggaagggctgtgtggaaaggcagtGCTGTTGCGGCCAGAAGGATCAGAGATCCGCAAGCCAAACTGA